The Meiothermus sp. CFH 77666 genome includes a region encoding these proteins:
- a CDS encoding ABC transporter ATP-binding protein has translation MLIEAQAVAKRYGRDWVLRGLDFQLAKHETVALVGPNGVGKTTLLRVLAGLVRPTQGSIKLSGRVGFLANPPAFHRHFSGAENLLYALRLDGRADDRAQIHRALKQVGLPHDKPVLSYSSGMKKRLAMARLRLQNPDIWLLDEPEAALDVEGRGLLEDLVNFARASGGVVIATHDKSWLSLVDRVVELRAA, from the coding sequence ATGCTGATTGAGGCCCAAGCCGTTGCCAAACGCTACGGGCGCGACTGGGTATTGCGCGGCCTGGACTTCCAACTGGCCAAACACGAAACGGTGGCGCTGGTGGGGCCCAACGGTGTGGGCAAGACCACCTTGCTGCGGGTGTTGGCGGGCCTGGTGAGACCCACCCAGGGCTCTATAAAGCTCTCAGGAAGGGTGGGTTTTCTGGCCAATCCCCCCGCTTTTCATCGGCACTTTAGCGGGGCCGAGAACCTGCTTTATGCCCTGCGGCTTGATGGGCGGGCCGATGACCGCGCCCAGATTCACAGGGCCCTGAAGCAAGTCGGGCTCCCCCACGACAAGCCCGTGCTGAGCTACTCTAGCGGCATGAAAAAGCGTCTGGCTATGGCCCGGTTGCGCTTACAAAACCCGGATATCTGGCTGCTGGACGAACCCGAGGCCGCCCTGGATGTAGAGGGGCGGGGTCTGCTGGAAGACCTGGTCAACTTTGCCAGGGCCTCTGGGGGGGTGGTGATTGCCACCCATGATAAAAGCTGGCTTTCCCTGGTAGACCGGGTGGTTGAACTAAGGGCCGCCTGA